In Cryptococcus tetragattii IND107 chromosome 5, whole genome shotgun sequence, one genomic interval encodes:
- a CDS encoding ubiquinol-cytochrome c reductase, iron-sulfur subunit — protein MAAHIGRINLLPTTRTLVSGAPLARGISLAVPAAGDAHSHGHDGHAGPRPDIPAAWAFKAGARGHVGRTNALPTTPSFQQRFLSTTRNVPAAASSSATDVPDFSPYRAKNPNTTRNVSYFMVGALGALGASSVKSTAVDMLSNMAASADVLALAKIEVEMGAIPEGKNLIVKWRGKPVFIRHRTPDEIEEANSVDVKSLRDPETDDQRTQRPEWLVMIGVCTHLGCVPIGEAGDYGGWFCPCHGSHYDISGRIRRGPAPLNLEIPEYTFNDDEEKIVVG, from the exons ATGGCCGCCCACATCGGCAGAAtcaacctcctccccaCCACCCGTACTCTCGTCTCCGGCGCCCCTCTCGCCCGGGGCATCTCCCTCGCCGTCCCCGCTGCCGGTGACGCCCACAGCCACGGCCACGATGGCCACGCGGGTCCTAGGCCCGACATCCCCGCCGCTTGGGCTTTCAAGGCCGGTGCCAGGGGCCACGTCGGTAGGACCAATG CTCTCCCCACAACACCCAGCTTCCAACAACgattcctctccaccacccgAAACGTCCCCGCtgccgcctcttcctccgccacTGATGTCCCTGATTTCAGCCCCTACCGTGCCAAGAACCCCAACACCACCCGAAACGTCTCCTACTTTATGGTCGGTGCCCTCGGTGCGCTTGGTGCTTCCAGTGTGAAGAGCACAGCTGTCGACATGTTGAGTAACATGGCTGCTTCTGCCGATGTTTTGGCTTTGGCGAAGAttgaggttgagatggGTGCCATCCCAGAGG GAAAGAACCTTATCGTCAAGTGGCGAGGAAAGCCAGTGTTCATCCGACACCGAACTcctgatgagattgaggaggcCAACTCTGTTGACGTCAAGTCTTTGCGTGATCCCGAGACTGATGACCAGAGGACACAGCGACCGGAGTG GCTTGTTATGATTGGTGTCTGCACACATCTTGGTTGTGTTCCCATCG GTGAGGCTGGTGACTATGGAGGTTGGTTCTGCCCTTGTCACGGTTCCCACTATGACATCTCTGGCCGAATCCGACGAGGTCCCGCTCCTCTTAACCTCGAAATCCCCGAGTATACTTTTaacgatgacgaggagaagattgtcgTCGGTTAG
- a CDS encoding mitochondrial 54S ribosomal protein mL57 → MALPSSSSMSLRRSAPGVAASVLGRLPAQTRSYASPASASSTSSSYPPPPLPSSTSSTTPQVAQAYLSNLFSLPPSRQFNPALALQILTHKSYRFAHPVRHSQSLSEAQSPIAQESSAPHNARLAFLGRRALSTYLALFVHEAYGSSGALREQGSDFLRGKELEERLTALRHVNNLGRMVGGEWRVEDVLRWDRNQTAQASGNLSVKGQTVEAILGGVFTQFGSPAAHRAFHLHVLPKFVSQLRDPFLVEKVETVREQLEKEFGRGILPRE, encoded by the exons ATGGCCCTcccgtcctcctcctccatgtCCCTCCGAAGATCAGCGCCGGGTGTCGCCGCTTCCGTCCTCGGCCGTTTACCTGCACAGA CCCGCAGCTATGCCTCCCCAGCGTCGgcatcctccacctcgtcctcttATCCGCCCCCCCCGTTACCCTCCAGCACAAGCAGCACAACTCCCCAAGTCGCCCAGGCGTACCTCTCaaacctcttttctctcccgcCGTCCCGCCAGTTTAACCCAGCTCTTGCCCTCCAGATCCTCACACACAAATCTTACCGATTCGCCCACCCCGTCAGACATTCTCAGTCCCTCTCGGAAGCCCAATCACCGATAGCGCAAGAAAGTTCAGCGCCCCATAACGCCCGTCTTGCTTTCCTTGGACGTAGGGCGTTATCGACTTATTTGGCGCTGTTTGTGCATGAAGCGTATGGATCATCGGGTGCGTTGCGTGAACAGGGATCCGACTTTttgagaggaaaagagttggaagagagattgaCTGCGTTGAGGCATGTGAATAACTTGGGCAGGATGGTCGGCGGTGAATGgagagtggaagatgttttGCGATGGGATCGGAATCAG ACTGCTCAGGCCAGCGGAAACCTTTCCGTCAAGGGCCAAACGGTCGAAGCTATCCTCGGTGGTGTCTTTACTCAATTCGGCTCTCCAGCAGCGCATCGTgcattccatctccacgTTTTGCCCAAATTCGTCAGCCAGTTGAGGGATCCGTTCTTGGTGGAAAAGGTGGAGACCGTCAGGGAACagttggaaaaggagtTTGGAAGGGGTATTTTGCCAAGGGAATAG